From a single Kitasatospora azatica KCTC 9699 genomic region:
- a CDS encoding heavy metal-responsive transcriptional regulator, giving the protein MTTYRISQLAERSGVPATTLRFYEDAGLLPADRTPSGYRVYGEDAVERLAFISSAKQLGLALEEIRELLGVREEGVCASVRARMLPLVADRITATDGRIAELRAFSTHLAGVHAELSGPAPAGACGPDCGCTTSSAPAAGPGSVTLSTTRPEEGVEPWRDIPVACTLSGAELDERTEQWQRLVSKAESRKEIADGLRLSFPADAELAGEVAVLAAAEQGCCAFFDFTLHLTPTAFQLEARAPEAAAGVPADLFGATS; this is encoded by the coding sequence GTGACGACCTACCGCATCTCGCAGCTGGCCGAGCGCTCCGGTGTTCCGGCAACGACGCTGCGCTTCTACGAGGACGCCGGTCTGCTGCCTGCCGACCGGACCCCATCCGGATACCGGGTGTACGGCGAGGACGCGGTGGAGCGCCTGGCCTTCATCTCCTCGGCCAAGCAGCTGGGCCTGGCCCTGGAGGAGATCCGCGAGCTCCTGGGCGTCCGCGAGGAAGGGGTGTGTGCGTCCGTCCGGGCGCGGATGCTGCCGCTGGTCGCCGACCGGATCACCGCGACCGACGGCCGGATCGCCGAGCTGCGCGCGTTCTCCACCCACCTGGCCGGCGTCCACGCCGAGCTGTCGGGCCCGGCGCCCGCAGGGGCATGCGGTCCGGACTGCGGTTGTACCACCTCCAGCGCCCCGGCCGCCGGGCCCGGGTCGGTGACGCTGTCAACGACCCGCCCGGAAGAGGGTGTCGAGCCGTGGCGGGACATCCCGGTGGCGTGCACGCTGAGCGGCGCCGAGCTGGACGAGCGCACCGAGCAGTGGCAGCGGCTGGTCAGCAAGGCCGAGTCGCGCAAGGAGATCGCCGACGGCCTCCGCCTGTCCTTCCCCGCCGATGCCGAGCTCGCCGGCGAGGTCGCGGTTCTCGCCGCGGCGGAGCAGGGCTGCTGCGCGTTCTTCGACTTCACCCTGCACCTGACCCCGACCGCCTTTCAACTGGAGGCACGGGCCCCCGAGGCCGCCGCAGGGGTGCCGGCCGACCTTTTCGGAGCTACCTCATGA
- a CDS encoding MFS transporter, which produces MTTPTASRRQMWPLYAAGFTTAFGAHAIAANLGNFTSHRAESLLVLGGLLALYDGAEVLLKPVFGTLADRVGARPVLLGGLIGFAVASAAFVFAHNTGLLWLARLGQGAAASAFSPAASALVARLNPATKHGRAFGSYGFYKSLGYTAGPLLGGLTVWAGGLPLLFGVMTALAAAVAGWTALTVPAVPPLPRARQTVIDLARRMTQGSFLRPTTALACATAALSVGVGFLPITGAAAGLGPVATGAAVSVLAACAAIVQPRAGRALDAGQLTIGRGLTAGLLTTALGLACAMLGGLSGVLAAATLIGTGTGLITPIGFAALASTTPAERLGQTMGAAELGRELGDAGGPLLVGGVATAATLTSGYATLAVLLAAAALTIGHSATRSPNRPPT; this is translated from the coding sequence ATGACTACACCCACAGCGTCGCGCCGACAGATGTGGCCGCTGTACGCGGCCGGGTTCACCACCGCGTTCGGTGCCCACGCCATCGCCGCCAACCTCGGCAACTTCACCTCCCACCGCGCCGAATCCCTGCTCGTCCTCGGCGGACTGCTCGCGCTCTACGACGGCGCGGAAGTTCTCCTCAAGCCCGTCTTCGGCACCCTCGCCGACCGGGTAGGAGCCCGCCCCGTCCTGCTCGGTGGCCTCATCGGCTTCGCCGTGGCCTCTGCCGCTTTCGTCTTCGCCCACAACACAGGGCTGCTCTGGCTCGCCCGCCTCGGCCAAGGCGCGGCAGCCTCCGCCTTCTCCCCCGCCGCCTCCGCCCTCGTTGCCAGGCTCAACCCGGCGACCAAGCACGGTCGCGCCTTCGGCTCCTACGGCTTCTACAAGAGCCTCGGCTACACCGCCGGCCCCCTCCTCGGCGGACTGACCGTCTGGGCCGGCGGCCTGCCACTCCTCTTCGGCGTCATGACCGCACTCGCCGCCGCCGTCGCAGGCTGGACCGCCCTCACCGTACCCGCTGTGCCACCACTGCCCCGCGCCCGACAGACCGTCATCGACCTCGCCCGCCGCATGACCCAGGGCAGTTTCCTTCGACCCACCACCGCACTGGCCTGCGCGACCGCCGCGCTCTCCGTCGGCGTCGGGTTCCTGCCCATCACCGGAGCCGCAGCCGGCCTCGGCCCGGTCGCCACCGGAGCGGCCGTCTCCGTGCTCGCCGCCTGCGCGGCCATCGTGCAGCCCCGGGCCGGCCGAGCCCTCGACGCGGGACAGCTCACCATCGGTCGCGGCCTCACCGCCGGGCTGTTGACCACCGCCCTCGGCCTGGCCTGCGCGATGCTCGGTGGGCTTTCCGGCGTCCTCGCAGCAGCAACCCTGATCGGCACCGGCACCGGCCTGATCACCCCTATCGGCTTCGCCGCCCTGGCCTCCACCACCCCCGCCGAGCGCCTCGGCCAGACCATGGGAGCCGCCGAACTCGGCCGCGAACTCGGCGACGCGGGCGGCCCCCTCCTGGTCGGCGGCGTCGCCACCGCCGCCACCCTCACCAGCGGCTACGCGACCCTTGCCGTCCTCCTCGCCGCCGCAGCCCTCACCATCGGCCACTCGGCCACACGATCACCCAACCGCCCACCGACGTGA